CGGGCTGCTGGCGAACATCATCCTCCCGTATCACATCCGGCTCGACAAGGCGCGGGAGGAGAAGCTCGGGAACCGGAAGATCGGGACCACCGCGCGGGGGATCGGGCCGTGCTACGAGGACAAGATCGCCCGCATCGGCATCCGTGCGTGCGACCTTGTCCGTCCGGAAACGTTCGCGGAGAAGCTTCGCGCGAACCTCGACTTGAAGAATTACCTGCTGAAGAACTACTTCGGCGGCGAGGAAATTCCCTTCCAGGCGACGCTGGACGAATACCTTGCCTACGGGGAACGCCTGAAGCCGTATCTCATCGACACCTCGCTCTTCGTCGACCAGGAGTTCCGCCGGGGCGCCAAGGTTCTGTTCGAGGGGGCACAGGGAACGCTGCTCGACATCGACCACGGGACGTACCCGTTCGTGACCTCTTCGAACACGACCGCCGGCGGGGCTTGCACCGGATCGGGCGTCGGCCCGACGAAGATCGGCTGCGTCATCGGGGTGTCGAAGGCCTACGCCACGCGCGTCGGCGGCGGACCGTTCCCCACGGAACTGTTCGACGACGAGGGCCAGAAGATCCGGGACCGCGGAAACGAGTACGGGTCGACCACCGGGCGGCCGCGTCGGTGCGGGTGGTTCGACGCCCCGGTAGTGCGGTACGCGAATCGACTGAACGGGCTGGGGGGGGTGGCGCTCACCAAGCTGGACGTCCTCTCGGGGCTGCCGCGCCTGAAGGTGTGCGTCGCGTACGAGATCGGAGGGGTCCGGCGGGACGAGGTACCCCTGTCCCTCGCGGATTTCGAGGCGGCGAAGCCGGTCTACGAGGAGGTGGAGGGATGGAAGGAGGACATTTCCACATCCCGTGAATTCAACGACCTGCCGAAGGCCGCGAAGAAGTACGTCCTGATGCTCGAGGAGATCACCGGGGTCGAGATGTCCCTCGTCTCCGTGGGGGCCGACCGGAACCAGACGATCATCCGGAGGAATCCCTTCCGAGCTTGACACTTCCGGGTCCCCGAACGTAGTATTACCAGTTCCGGGGGAGCCCATAGCTCAGTTGGCAGAGCATCTGACTTTTAATCAGAGGGTCGTTGGTTCGATCCCAACTGGGCTCACCACCGTGCGCGTCCCCATCGTCTAGTTCGGCCAAGGACACCGCCCTTTCACGGCGGCGACGGGGGTTCAAATCCCCCTGGGGACGCCAATCTTTACCCCATTGTCCCTCTGCGGGATTTGAACGGGTGAGTGGCGCCGAGCGATCAGCGAGGAAAAGCACGACGCACGGGAGTGCGACAGCCACGAACCCCGCCGCGCAGGCCGAAGCCCTGGCGGGGCGGAGGCTAATCGGTCAAATCCCCCTGGGGACGCTCCGAACTATCCCGATACGTATCACTTGTCGCTGCCTGAGGAGTGTCCTGGGGGGCCGAGGGTCATCGGTCAAATCCCCCATGGGACGCCGAATTCTCATCCGCCGGATCGACGTCCGGCAACCTCCTCCCGCGCGGGCTCAGGTACGGATACTCCCGGATATTCGCCCGGGCCAGGACGTATTGGAAAGAGGTCCGCAGGACACCGAGCCCGTAGACGACGCTCCGGAAGAAGTCGATCGACGAGGAGTCCTCGATGTATCGTGTGGGGCAGCTGATCTCCCCGATCCGGTACCCGAACCGGATCGCCTGCACCAGCATCTGGTTGTCGAACAGGAAATCGTCGGAATTCTCGAGGAGCGGAAGGCCGGTCAGGACCTCGCGGCGAAAGGCCCGGAGGCCCGTGTGGTATTCGGAGAGCTTGTAGCCGACGAGAAGGTTCTGCGCGAGGGTCAGGAACCGGTTGGAGATGTACTTGTAGAGCGGCATTCCGCCCCTTCT
The bacterium genome window above contains:
- a CDS encoding adenylosuccinate synthase, with product MKSVIVLGAQWGDEGKGKIVDIYSEFADTIVRPTGGNNAGHTLVVKGEKHIFHLIPSGILHPGKKCVIANGVVIDPKVLLMEIDRLKERGYLKDDSQLKIGLLANIILPYHIRLDKAREEKLGNRKIGTTARGIGPCYEDKIARIGIRACDLVRPETFAEKLRANLDLKNYLLKNYFGGEEIPFQATLDEYLAYGERLKPYLIDTSLFVDQEFRRGAKVLFEGAQGTLLDIDHGTYPFVTSSNTTAGGACTGSGVGPTKIGCVIGVSKAYATRVGGGPFPTELFDDEGQKIRDRGNEYGSTTGRPRRCGWFDAPVVRYANRLNGLGGVALTKLDVLSGLPRLKVCVAYEIGGVRRDEVPLSLADFEAAKPVYEEVEGWKEDISTSREFNDLPKAAKKYVLMLEEITGVEMSLVSVGADRNQTIIRRNPFRA
- a CDS encoding glycosyltransferase family 2 protein — encoded protein: MIQGKRLIVVMPAYNAERTLRQTFEELPHEYVDEVILVDDSSRDGTVRVAQELGIRTILHPENRGYGGNQKSCYVASLRLGADIVVMIHPDYQYSPRLVTALSSMVASGHYDIALGSRILGGQARRGGMPLYKYISNRFLTLAQNLLVGYKLSEYHTGLRAFRREVLTGLPLLENSDDFLFDNQMLVQAIRFGYRIGEISCPTRYIEDSSSIDFFRSVVYGLGVLRTSFQYVLARANIREYPYLSPRGRRLPDVDPADENSASHGGFDR